The following is a genomic window from Deltaproteobacteria bacterium.
GACTGATTTACCATTTCTGGTAAAGACAGAGAATGGAAAACTCCTCAGGCAATCTGATATGGTGATAGAGGGTAAAGGTGATGTATTTTATTTTTATGACCTGAATACCTCCAAGGCAATAGAGGCGCGTGGCAGTATGGGAAGTGATGAAAAAACTATAAAATTACCCAAAGGGGTAAACCCGGCGATTGAGGGGACATGGACCATAAAGACCTCTGCAGGGAAGGATATAAAGGTTACTACAGCCTTTGAGATTTTAAAGAAGGAGTTGGAAAAGTTCCCGCCTGAAAAGACCCAGAAGGATACAGGCATCAATCCGAGTATCGTCTATGAAGAGGCGCGTCGTTTTGCCAAGGCAGATAAGGCCCTTATAGTAGGCGGCTACCGCACCCACAAGTACTACTGGGGGGTGCTCGGCACATGGGGTCAGGCGCTGGCATTGGCGCTTACAGGTCATGGAGGAAGAAAGGGAGGACTGGATATAGACAATGAATGGAATCTTGGAAATACAGGTCCGCTTTCATCCCCTGCGCCCAGCCGCGGCGGTTCAGGGTTTCTTGGCGACTGGTTTTGCCTGGACCAAAAGAATAGTTTCAACACCCATTACGATGACAAGGAGTTTAAAGAGAAAGTGGGTATGACCAAAGAAGAGGTTATTAAACTTGGGGAGTGGGCTATAAAAGACGGCGGATTTGATTACGACGGCAAACCTGAAATCGCAATCTTCATCAGCGACAATAAGTTCCCCAGGTCTGCGGCGCAGAAACAGTCACAGGATACCTTTTTAAAGCAGACTGAATTCATTGTGGATTTGAATATCCGTATGAGTTCCACCGGACATTATGCAGATATACTTCTGCCTACCCTTGCCAACTATGAGAGTTATGAGCTGCGGATGGACCCTGGATACTGCAGGTTTGGCAATGTGATGGTTCCACCCAAGGGCTTAAAGACGCCCGGTGAGGTTAAATCCGAGTGGGATATATGCTCCGAACTTTGTATGAAGATAGAGGAGGTCGCAAAACGTAAGGGTGTATCAGCAGTGGAGGACAAAAAATTTAAAGACCCTAAAGACGACACTCTGCCATTAAAGAGGAACCTCCACACCATCTATAAGGACTTTACAACAGTGGAGGGAAAGACCATATTGAAAGAGAAGGAACTCTTTGACTATATTGTTGCGCTGATGCCTGCTATAAAGCACCAGCCCATTCAGAAGACTGTAGAAGATGGGTTTGTTGTCCTAAACTCTGAGGCAGGGCAGACAAGCCCCCTTTATCCTGACCAGCCTTTTTATCCAAATGAACCCCATGTCTATCTCAAGAAGCCCTATGCGACCACATCTGGAAGACAGCAGTTCTATGTGGACTATGACCTTTACCTTAAGATGGGCTGCCCTGTCCCAACAGGGAAGGGACCTATAAGACCATCCAAATACCCATTGGCATTTTTTGACTCCCATACCCGGCATGGAATTCACACCAACTGGAGGACACAGAAATTTCAGCAAAGACTCCAGAGGGGTGTTCCATATGTATGCCTGAATCCTGCTACAGCCCAAAAGAAGGGTATAAAGGATGGGGATTGGGTCAGGGTATTTAACGATGTGGGCGATTTCAAGGCAATGGCAAAATTATCAAATAGCATACCCCCGGATGCGGTGTGGACAGAGCATGCATGGGAGGACATCCAGTTTGAGGGTGGGAAGGGTTACAATAGTCCATTGGCGGCATCTATATCGCCACTGGAACTTGTGGGCAAGTATGGACATATGTCCGCCTCCTCATTCTGGGATGGGAACCGCATTATGGGTGAATCCTCTGTTGATGTCCGAAAGGAGGCTAAAATATGAGACAGATAGGGATGGTAATAGACCTTAATAAATGTATTGGTTGTCAGACCTGCACTATGGCATGTAAGACCCAGTGGACCATAGGCGATGGCAGGGATTATATGTATTGGAACCATGTAGAGACCATGCCGGGAAAGGGGTATCCAAAAGGGTATATGGATATGAAGGATACAGGGTTTGACGCTAAAGGGAAGGTTATAGTAGGCGAGCTTCCTAAGAAGGCTGATTACGGCGGCGATTTTGAGTTTAATTATACTGCGTTTATGGAGGGTAAGGATAAGGTTCTAAAACCTGCAAGCAATCCTACTTGGGGACCCAACTGGGACGAAGAGGTGGGCGAAGGTGAATATCCCAATAACTATTACTTTTACCTTCCCAGGTTATGCAACCACTGCACAAACCCTGCATGTGTTCCTGCATGCAAGGCAAAGGCTGTAAGAAAGAGGGAAGAGGACGGGATTGTTGTTATAGATTTGGAGAAATGTGAAGGACTCAAAAGGTGTATCAAGTCATGCCCTTATAAGAAGCATTACTTTAATCCCACCAGGGTCAATCCTGTTCAAAAGGATAGCGAAGGTCAGTCAGAGAAGTGTATCAGTTGCTTCCCCAGATTGGAGAGGGGTATTGCTTCAGCCTGTGTCCGTCAATGTGTTGGAAGGGCAAGATTTCAGAGTTATGTGGATGATGTGGATGGTCCGGTCTATAAACTGGCGAAGAAATGGAAGGTGGCGCTGCCCTTGTTCCCTGAAAAGGGGACATTGCCAAATGTCTTTTATGTGCCGCCCCTGTCTTCTCCGAAATTTGATAAGAATGGGAAACCTACTGACGAACCAAGGATACCTTTGACCTATCTAAAGAAACTTTTTGGACCAGAGGTGGAAGGCGCTTTAAAGACCCTGAAGACTGAGATAGATAAGAAGGCTAAAAGGCAGGCGACAGAACTCATGGACATCCTTATAGCCTACAGACATAAGGATATGATGAAGGTTTGATAGCGATGTGGGGACAGATTTGAAATCTGTCCCCACATCTGTCCCCACATCTTCAAAGAGGAGGTAAGTCTATGAGATTATCCGCAAAAAAGATATTGGGTGTTGTGGCTCTTGCCCTCTTGTTGCTATTGCCGTCCCCTGTGTTTGCTGCTGATGAATCTATTCAGCAGAGGATTGATGGGCTTTATAAGGAACTGGAAAAGTTGAAGAAGGAGATGGAGGAGGGTAAGAAGAAAGACGAGAAACAGGAAACAGAGATCAAGAAGATCAAGAAGGAAACAAAGGAGATGGAAAAGGTTGTGAAAAAGGTAGAACCGTGGGGCAGGTTTGAACTCAAAGGTGATTTCAGGTTAAAAGTAGATTCCATCCATGCAAACTTTAATGACTTTACAGGATTCCGATGGAATCCGAATGTTACGCTGGGGGGAATACCATGGGGCGCATACCAACCAAGGACCTATGGGGAATTTAGAGCTGATGATGACTTCCTCAATACAAACCGTCTAAGGCTCAATCTTAAGGCAAATGTAACAAAGGATATAGATTTCATAAGCCGGTTCTCCATGTATAAGATATGGGGTCAGGAGACAGGGTCACCGCTTGGCACATCCATCTGGACAGGGGATAGGTTTGAGAGTTTTCAACTTCAAAATGCCATGCTCTTTGATGGAAACAGGACACACAAACCATCAGATAATGCCTTAAGGGTTGATAGGGCATTTTTTGAGTGGCTGGAGCCGGGCGGCATTAAGAACTGGTGGGTATCAATCGGCAGGAGACCATCTACTCAAGGACCGCCCCTTCAACTAAAAGAAGGCATGGAATTTACAGAGAGGCTTGGAACCCCTCCGGGCTATCTCTATGACTATGCCTTTGATGGAGCCATGATAGGGTATGCCCCGGAGATTAAAGCCCTTCCAGGGTTTACATTCCGCATCTGTTATGGAAAAGGGTTTGAATCAGGACTTAGAGAGAGTAGAATCAACTCACTTAACGATGCAAGTTTCTCAGGGTTTAATATTGACCTCTATAATACGAAGGATACCCTTGTTAATGTGATGCTCACAAAGGCATTTGAACTTCCGGACCTTGCTGAGCAGGCAACTGCAAACATAGGTGATGTTACAAGCGGCGGTTTCCTTGTAATGAATAGAAGTTTGGGTGCAGAGCTATTTTTAGCTACAGGATTTTCCAAAACCGACCCTGATAATATTTCTAACTGGAGATTCCCTGTGGATGGCAATAGCAGCGGGGTATACGGGGATTCGGCATACGATGTGATGGCATCCCCAGGCGGACTTTTGATGGATGAAGGTGGTGAAAAGAAGAGACACACAGGTCATGTAATCTATACAGGTATAAGGGTTCCATA
Proteins encoded in this region:
- a CDS encoding 4Fe-4S dicluster domain-containing protein — encoded protein: MRQIGMVIDLNKCIGCQTCTMACKTQWTIGDGRDYMYWNHVETMPGKGYPKGYMDMKDTGFDAKGKVIVGELPKKADYGGDFEFNYTAFMEGKDKVLKPASNPTWGPNWDEEVGEGEYPNNYYFYLPRLCNHCTNPACVPACKAKAVRKREEDGIVVIDLEKCEGLKRCIKSCPYKKHYFNPTRVNPVQKDSEGQSEKCISCFPRLERGIASACVRQCVGRARFQSYVDDVDGPVYKLAKKWKVALPLFPEKGTLPNVFYVPPLSSPKFDKNGKPTDEPRIPLTYLKKLFGPEVEGALKTLKTEIDKKAKRQATELMDILIAYRHKDMMKV
- a CDS encoding molybdopterin-dependent oxidoreductase — its product is MAKKFTGDMDRRAFLKTTGGLVATTAIFGFPHPSEGAAPAEKEYVPKDLRQWSQYTTDIYKSKFAYTRGGTTGFSPHGVNCKGNCAWQTFENEGRITREEQVANYPQIRPDIPDANPRGCNKGAMHSQSLYQEDRLLYPMKRAGERGEGKWKRITWDEAYTEIAEKLVDKVKNGDFGKVMMYAGLGVLSPLRRAAGLRFRSLMGSVSLNAAGPVGDMFPGATIVYGNSLIGTTTEAWYDADYLLIMAANPMVARLADSHYINEGKYKGNRVVTVCPDYNPTARASSLWVPIKIGTDSLFMASFNHALLKEKLYNEAFIKEQTDLPFLVKTENGKLLRQSDMVIEGKGDVFYFYDLNTSKAIEARGSMGSDEKTIKLPKGVNPAIEGTWTIKTSAGKDIKVTTAFEILKKELEKFPPEKTQKDTGINPSIVYEEARRFAKADKALIVGGYRTHKYYWGVLGTWGQALALALTGHGGRKGGLDIDNEWNLGNTGPLSSPAPSRGGSGFLGDWFCLDQKNSFNTHYDDKEFKEKVGMTKEEVIKLGEWAIKDGGFDYDGKPEIAIFISDNKFPRSAAQKQSQDTFLKQTEFIVDLNIRMSSTGHYADILLPTLANYESYELRMDPGYCRFGNVMVPPKGLKTPGEVKSEWDICSELCMKIEEVAKRKGVSAVEDKKFKDPKDDTLPLKRNLHTIYKDFTTVEGKTILKEKELFDYIVALMPAIKHQPIQKTVEDGFVVLNSEAGQTSPLYPDQPFYPNEPHVYLKKPYATTSGRQQFYVDYDLYLKMGCPVPTGKGPIRPSKYPLAFFDSHTRHGIHTNWRTQKFQQRLQRGVPYVCLNPATAQKKGIKDGDWVRVFNDVGDFKAMAKLSNSIPPDAVWTEHAWEDIQFEGGKGYNSPLAASISPLELVGKYGHMSASSFWDGNRIMGESSVDVRKEAKI
- a CDS encoding DUF3373 family protein, with amino-acid sequence MRLSAKKILGVVALALLLLLPSPVFAADESIQQRIDGLYKELEKLKKEMEEGKKKDEKQETEIKKIKKETKEMEKVVKKVEPWGRFELKGDFRLKVDSIHANFNDFTGFRWNPNVTLGGIPWGAYQPRTYGEFRADDDFLNTNRLRLNLKANVTKDIDFISRFSMYKIWGQETGSPLGTSIWTGDRFESFQLQNAMLFDGNRTHKPSDNALRVDRAFFEWLEPGGIKNWWVSIGRRPSTQGPPLQLKEGMEFTERLGTPPGYLYDYAFDGAMIGYAPEIKALPGFTFRICYGKGFESGLRESRINSLNDASFSGFNIDLYNTKDTLVNVMLTKAFELPDLAEQATANIGDVTSGGFLVMNRSLGAELFLATGFSKTDPDNISNWRFPVDGNSSGVYGDSAYDVMASPGGLLMDEGGEKKRHTGHVIYTGIRVPYGNSKFGFEFNYGSKYWLPFTSGSDDIYGSKIATRGHVEEVYWTYDLTKEPIGKLSKALLRVGYQRYNFKYSGSGLFLGAPKDLDSNPQLLFPSPERMDNVYMSFDVYF